The region TTCCACCCCATTCGTCCGCCGGATACACTTTTGCTGCCTGGGTCCGTGTCGACAGATTCGATCCCCATTCGCACACCACACTCTTTGGAGTATTCGACTCTACGCAGACCTGCTTTTTGCTGGCTTACCTCGAGAGGGACACCAAAAACTTCATTCTGCAAACATCTGTTACCTCGTCCCGTCCCAGTGTTCGGTTCAAGACAGTTTCTTTCAAGGAGAAGCGGTGGTATCACATCGCCATCGTGCACCGCCGGCCCAAGGCACTCGCTGCAAGCAAGGCCAGCCTCTATGTCAACGGGGAATTTGCAGAGCAGATACGGTCGGCATATCCAAATCCAcctcccatctccaacacGAGCACTGAGAGCTTCGCTTCGTTTGCGTCAAGCAGTCACAAAACAAATCCAGTACAGGCATTCCTGGGCACACCCCGTGATCTTGCGACCCAGGTTGGCCCTGGTCTTGTGCATTCGAAATGGTCCCTTGCCTCTGCTCAAATGTTTGAGGATGTCCTGAGCGATGATTTTCTTGCGGTGCATTACCGGCTTGGACCACGGTATCAGGGTAACTTTCAAGACTGCCTTGGAGGGTTTCAGACGTATGAGGCCTCGGCCGCTCTTGGACTCCGTAACGAGCTGTTCCATCCCGGCAAGGATGAGAACTCGGATATCCTCAGAGCTATCAGAGATAAGGCTAGCTCCATTGTTCCCGAACAGAAAGTATTGCTCAGCATTCTCCCTAGGGCGGTGTTCCGTACGGATGGCAAGTTCATGGACTCGTCGCTCTTTCGTTCACTGTCGAGGAACTCGGCTGGCAGTTTGTTCCATACTACCACTAAGACGGGAGTCTCTGTTGCGATCAACGCTGCTGTTCCGTGTATCAATGATGCGCTAATCAGAATGAACGGAGTATCGCTTCTCGTTGGCGACCCAGTCTTGACCACGCCGTATTACTTTGATGACAATTTCTGGCGACTTGGTGGCTTCACACCTGTGGTGCTGAAGCTGGTTGAGCGCGCCACAACCCCTCAGGATCTCCTCCGGTCTGTCGAGATGACCTTTCATTGTATCGAAAAGAGCTGGCGAAACAGTGAGGCCATGGAGAGGGACAATGGATATGCTATCTTGAGCATGCTTCTCCGGGCCAAGCTCGGATACGGAATTCCGGCTTCAGACAGCGTCTCACAGTCGTGGCGGCTTGCCGTCACGAACGAGGCAAGAGACAGGCTCAGCTTCCAGCTCTTGAGCTTGGTCCTCAGCTTCGTGGGTTACAAACATGCGGACCCCATCGAATCATTTGTCGTGAACCCTCTCGCTTATCGTATTCTCCTCATCGACCCCGATACCTGGCGCAAAGCGGCCCCGATCACCCAAGAACTCTATTACAAGCAGTTTGTGACCTTTGCCGTGAAAAGCAAGCACCACCAATTCAACAGCAAGCGGCTGCTCAGAATGCGTACGTCAGAGTTTGCTTGAGGCTCATCAGTATTTCATATACTCACTACTCATTCTATAGGCATCATCAAGAGGCTGCTGGATGCTCTCAAGGCCGAGACCATCTCGGAAGACATCCTGCCTCATTTCATGGCCTCGTTTGAGAGTCTGGTCAAATGCAATTTTAATGCAGAGGTTCACCGTTCTCTTGCCCTTTTCATCACCTACGCCTTCCATACCCCTGCTGGCTCCCTGCCCCGTACTCCCAAACCTATATCCAGAGCAGGGACGCCTTCCCTGAGCAACTTGAGAAGACCAGTCCCGGTTGAGACGGGACCGTCCTCCTCGAACGGCCCCTCAAGATTACTTACAAAGAAACAATTAGGCATCAAGTTCCTAGAGATGTACACACGGTTTCTCTGCGAGAAAACCAACCCGGCTGACATCCGCAAGTTCGCCAAGACAGTAACAAATAAGGTGATATTCGGTGTCGACCCAGAGAGATTCCCGAGGCCATATGTAGTACTGACGCCCTTGCAGTGGCTCCTCTACCTGCTTGCGGAGGACGATCCAGAAATCGTCGTCCACGGATGCAAGATTCTCGCCCGCCTCATAGTGTCGCAGCCGACAACGTACACAACCAAATTCTCTACTAGGTCTGGAGGGTTTCACATCATGGCTCACCGCTTGAAGCAGTGGTGGGACATTGCTACTCTCTGGCCGATCCTTTTCAGTATCCTGTTTGGGTACGACGTTGCGAATATCAACTTTGACAAGTCGTTTGACTTTTTCAGTCTCTTGGAGATATTTGGGAATCGACATGTGGTTTTCCCCGATGTGCTGCCGGTTATCATCTCGATGCTGCAGCACGGGCTGAGGGATATTCTCAAGTATCAGGATGATCCGGACTCTCCGCATGGAGACTGGGAGACGCCCAGGAGTGGTTCGGAAGGTCTTACTGCCGTCCAGACGCGTCCAAGGGCTCGGTCTATGGAACTGGGCCAGGCTTTGGAGCCGCGGAGTATGTCTCTTTCTTGCCTTTGCTCTGGATCTTCGCTGACATATTGTCTAGAAACACGCCTGCCTGACAAAGAGAGGGTCTCGGCTAGTGTTGGAGTTCTTCAGACCGTTGTCCGCTTTTTGTCAGACATGCACAGTCGGTCGGCCAGCTTCAGAGATTTTGCCCTTAACTCTGAATACGTTCGCCTCCTTTTCTCGGCATTGTaccccatcatcgtcagcGCCGATCCCGTTACCCCCGATACTGAGCTCAACTCCAAAGACTCGATCCTCACATTTGAGGGAGGCGATGTGCTTATCAGGCCGGTTCCCGGCTCTTCGACTACGGCCACTCCAATCATTCGAACCGCAAACGCAGGACAAATGGACGGGTCACCGTCGTCTGTACAGGGTCGCGGTACTCCTCTGCGGCGACCTTCCTCGTTCATATTGGTGGCatcacaacagcagcagccactcTCCCCACCCATCCCCGCTCGTCTCAGCCATGTCATGTCGCCAAAGAAGCGGGTAAATACGCAGAAAGTCAGCAACGTGGTACTCGAGGGAGTGCTggagctcatcatcaacgtCTTCACTGATCAGCTGCTCGTTCGAAAAGAATTTCCTGGTTTTGGTCTCTTCTTGAAGGTTCCTCCCGGCTTTCAGGAACATCAGGCCTACTTTGAGACGTATGTTCTTCGTAATGTTATCACCCACCTGAAAAACACCATTCAGCTCGAGCAAAAGACCCTTCTCGAGCCGAGGATTCTGCAGAACATGTCTCGGTTGAACATTCACATGGTGGAAGCGATCTTTGAGGGGTGGTTCATGAATGGAGCAGAGACGATGATTGACTTTGCCGGGACTTTGCTGGAGTACCTGCTGCGACCTGACATCTCGTCTTTGAAGAGCGTCCGTCTTTGCAGCTCGGCGGTGGCAACGATCAGGGCATGCTTCTTGAAGCTGACGCTTTTGCGGCTGTCGGACATGGATGATCCGCAGTGCCAGGATGCGGATGCTGTTGCTAGTATAGGGCAGCTGATGTACTGGCAGACTGTGCTGCTCAACTGTCTgcaggtggaggatgataACATGAAGCTGTTGTGGTATCAACTTTACAACAAGCTGGTTGATATGAGAGAGCAAGTTCGGATGATCGCTGCGACGGTGTGGCGAATCATGCTGGTGCAAAAGCCGGAGGAGGCCTCGGTTTTGTTCAGGCAGATCATGACGCCTGATCAGCAGCATCTGACGAGGGGATTCAGAAAACTGACTGAGCTGGATGACAATGCGTTTTTGGAATGGGTTGATCAGCATCGGCCTTCATTGGATGTGTTGTTTGTCGGGGGGATTTCCAAGACGTGGGAGGAGTTTGTTGGTGGGGAGAATCAGCGGTACAATGACActgcgaggacgaggttgaggaacCGGAAGGAGAAGTTGAAGCAGTGGCATGCtgagttgagggagagggagaacGTGCTGCTGAGGCATGAGATGGCGAACAGCGCGTGGATGAAGAGTATTTACTTCACTGAGCACTTCAAGTACCAGAGGCACTTGCAAGACCAACAAGATGACAACGCGTTCTTGGCGTGGACGTTTAGCAAGATGGACAGGGACTTGAGGAGGCCGGGAGCGGTGTTTGCAGAGAGGCAGGAGATTAAGTGGAAGCTGGATCGGACGGAGGGGAGGAAcaggatgaggttgaggttgttgcccGAGTATCCTGATCAGCATAGGGAGTATAGGCCGAAGAGGGGGGATAATTCGGGTCTGAAGCTGAATACGGGGTTGGCGGGGGGTCGACAGTCGAGCATTGGGATGACGCCGGCCAGTTCGACGCCGCCGAtcgaggctggggaggaggaggatactgctgaggaaggggaggaggtggtgaatgggaaggggttggatcGGCAGGGGGTGACGCCGGAGGATGACTttgagctggtggaggatCCGAATGATccggatggggatgataaTTTTGAGGACAAGAACAGgaaggtgatgaggaggttgcaGCAGGGGGATTCGGTGCAGAATGTCTTCAACATTTCCAGGATCATTGGACTGGATGCCTCGGAGGGGATCTTGATTGTTGGGAAGGAGGCGCTGTATCTCATGGACAGCTTGTTTCAAAGTGCCGATGGCGAGATCATCAACGTATGGCAAGCACCGCCGGAGGAGCGAGATCCGTTTTCCATCATCATTGCTGGCAAGAAGGCGGATGAGGCGCGCCAGGAGCAGAGCCGTGCTGGTTCGGAATCGCGCAGCTGGAAGTGGCGGGAAGTTCTGATGCTGTCCAAGAGACGGTTCCTCTTCCGGGATGTGGCCATCGAAATGTTCTTCACTGATGGCCGCAGTTATCTGCTTACGGCTATCAACTCGACGATGAGAGACGAGATTTATGCCAGGCTTACCGCCAAGGTGCCGCATAATAGCAACCCGAGTTTGCTGCCGAATCCGGAGGATGCCTGGAGATTGGAGGCTCTCAAGTTCACCGAGGAGGCACCGCAAACGCTAGGGGCCAAGTTTGGCAGCATTTTCAACTCGTCGGGGTGGAACCCGCTGATGAAGAGGTGGCAGAAGGGAGAGATATCCAACTTTCACTATCTGATGCTGGTCAACACCATGGCGGGCAGAACGTTCAACGATCTGACGCAATATCCGGTTTTCCCGTGGGTGTTGGCGGATTATACGAGTGAGGAGCTGGACTTGAATAATCCTGCGACGTTCAGGGATTTGTCCAAGCCGATGGGCGCGCAGAATCCTAGTCGGGCGGCGGATTTCAACATGAGGTACAAGAGCCTGGCCGAGATTGGGGAGACGCCGTTTCATTATGGGACGCATTACTCGTCTGCGATGATCGTGTCGTCGTATTTGATTCGGTTGCCGCCGTTTGTGCAGTCTTACATACTGCTGCAGGGTGGGACGTTTGATCACCCTGATCGGTTGTTTTTCTCCATCGAGGGGACTTggacgtcgtcgtcgaagGATAACGGGTCGGACGTGAGGGAGCTGATTCCTGAGTTCTTTTACCTTCCGGACTTTTTGACGAATGTCAATGGTTACAACTTTGGTGAACGCCAAGGTGGCCAGGGGAAGGTGGACAATGTCATCCTGCCCCCTTGGGCCAAGGGCGATCCCAAGATCTTCATAGCCAAACACCGTGAGGCTCTCGAGTCTCCCCATGTGAGCCAGCACCTCCACAAATGGATCGATCTCATCTTTGGGTACAAGCAGCGCGGAGAAGCCGCGGTGGAAAACTTGAATGTCTTCCACCATCTCTCTTACAAGGGCGCCAGAGATTTGGATGACATTGTCGACCCTCAGGAACGTGCCATTACTACGGGCATCATCCACAATTTTGGCCAGACCCCCCACCAAGTCTTTACTCGGCCACACCCCGCCAGGGAATACGACCGCTGCCCGATCAAGCGGTTGGAcacctccatctccgcccTGACTAAACTCCCCTACCCGCTGCTGGAAAGCCACGAACGGGTGTCGTCATTGATTTACGTCCAGAAATACGACCGGCTGCTTTGCGCCTCCCCGTTCAggatcaacctccccccgtTCTACGACAAGTTTGTCGAATGGGGTTATGCGGATAACTCGGTCAGGTTCTTCTTTAGCGACAACCGCCGTTTGGCGGGGCTGCACGAGAATCTGCACATAGGGCAGATATCAACCCTCACATTTGCAGACAGCAAAACGCTGATCACGGCCGGGGAGGACTGTGTCGTTTCTGTCTACAACGTGCAGACATCCCCCGGAAAACCGGTGGAACTGCAGCAGAGGTCGAGCTTATTCGGGCACAAGACTCCGGTCACCAACATCGCGGTGGCGAAGGCGTTTTCGACGATTGTGACGGTATCGCAAGATGGGGTTGCGTTTCTTTGGGATCTGAACAGGTTGGAGTTCATCAGACGgttgccgatgccgatgaggggggtgggacaGCAGGTCGAGTGTGTGGCTGTGAATGACACGACGGGGAACATTATGGTTTGTGTTGGGCAGAGCGTGGTGTTGTTTACGGTGAATGGGGAGGTGATTTTGGATCAGAATgtatgtggtggtggtggggggggcgagggggaggtgacggATGATTACGTGCATAGCTGTGCGTTTTATGAGGGGTCGGGGGGGAATGAGTGGTTGGAGAATCAGTTGGTTTTTACGGGGCAtaagagggggagggtgaataTTTGGAGGAAGACGGTTAgcaaggaggggaggtgggtgctggagtggatgaggaggttggatcATGTGAATCAGGGGAAGATGACGagtgagaggggggagaatgtggaggcggcggtgacGTGTATTGCGCCtatggagaggttggtgtatacgggcgatgatgatgggagggtggttagttttcctttttttttttccccctgATATTGATGATAAGCTAACGGTGGTGATAGTATGAATGGAATCTGGTCCAACGAGAGAGGTGAGTCAGGGCTGGGTTTGATCGGCACAAGCGGACAATCAATATGAAATAAAGGCCACGGGGAGATGGTCAGAAAGGAGAGAAGAcaggggggttggttggtttaGCGCCAAGGAGTGGGTGGTCACTCATGCCATCACCATTGTCATTACATTTCCAGCGAAGTGTCTGAATTAGACTTGATAGATATTTGGATGTGTCCTgcggaaaaaaaaaagaaaaccttTAATTTCTTACCCGTTCTGCAATATGGCTTTTGGTTTACCGGTTTTATGACCTCATATCTTTGAAAACACGTCTATTCGTATTAGACCGCCCTCTCTGCCCGTTTATAAACGCCAATATGCACAATTGATACAGCTTCTCTTTTCCACTCTTTCTGTCTGTCTCCATTGCTCCCTCTCTCGGACTGGACCTCATGTACGCCCATCATATCGTATCGGTTTTTCGGTTCCAATGTTCAATCCCCTCTTCTACCTCCCATCCCTCAGCTTCCCTGATGTTTCCTTCTCGGTTCATTCGTCTCGTCCCATTACTCCGTCTCGTCACCGTATCCCGTcaacttcttcctcggcgTAGTTGGCACTATTATCAGACACTGATTAGCACAGGACCCAATGTCTATTGTTGTGCAAGAGTATATACCGGGATAAGTCATGGGGATCTGAGGCGCGTCATAGTCGCCCAGGGCGCGGCGGACAGGAGGGACAACGATGAGGTGCAGAGGGCCGAAGCCGGCGATGACGCAGGACCAGAAGAGGGAAGGGCGCTCGCGGGCGGCCCAGCGGCAGTatttgaggggggtggccCAGAAGCGGGGGGTTGCGCCGGAcatttttgtttgtttctttccTCTGCTTCGCCCTTAGTTAGCCAATTGCGGGTGTTTGTATAGGTTGTGGTGGCATGAACAtacgggtggtggtttgggctCGACCTGACCTGGGGGGTGGGAGCTTTCGAAGCTACTtgggctggggtggtgggagcttCAATTGATGGCCGGTGAAACTGCGGGTAATTCTTACAGAGCACTGAGCAGAGTAGGGGCCCCGCAGTCTCCAATGTTTAAAGGTGGGTCTGGCATCAACGGGGCAGGGGGCGGGTAGAAGTTGGGGTCTTGGCAAGGCTACGTATGCTGAATTGGTGATTATTAGCTGTGGTACCtaaagctgctgctgttgctgcgcGCCCGTGGCATCAACTTCGACAACTATACAACAAATGGATCGATCGCCCAAGATGTTACGGTCAACATCGCCGCTCCTTTCGTTATTTGCTTTCCTGCTATGCTGGGGGGCTGCGCTTGTGTCGGCTGTTAGCACCTCCGGCAACAGGTTGCTGGCTGTGTTTGATGAAGTGGGCGAGAAGGAGAATTATAGCAAGTTTTTGGGCGATTTAGAGGGTATGTTTGCAGAGGATGGACTGGGAATGGGATAGGGAGCTGGGATGCTGATCAATTGGTTGTGAATTACAGGCAGAGGATTCCAAATCACATATGAGACCCCCAAGAGCGAgtccctcgtcctcttccacctcggcGAACGAGCTTATGATCATGTCATCTTCTTCCCGACCAAGACAAAGGGTATGCTATTCTCTTGTTTCCTCTCCAAACATACCCCATTACTGACACCATGCGCTTTTAGGACTCGGCCCCAACCTGACGCCCCAAATTCTCGTCAACTTCCTCAACGCCAAGGGCAACATCCTccacaccctctcctccgagACtacaacccccaacaccctcgtctccctcctcgccgagctcgacatcaccctccccactgAACGCACCGGCCTCGTGGTCGACCACTTCTCCTACGAtaccctctccgccgccgaAACCCACGATGTTCTcgccctccctccacccgTCCCAGTGCGCAGTGatatctcccccctcttctccgccGGCGCCCCCAAAgacgccctcctcgccttcccccACGGCGTTGGCGCTGTCCTCGGCCCCCGCGAGCATCTgacccccatcctccgcgCCCCCAAGACCGCCTACTCCTACAACCCCAAGGAGCATGCCGACGTCCTCGATGCCGCCGACCTCTTTGCCGCCGGCCAGCAGCTCTCCCTCGTCACCGCTTTCCAAGCGATCAACTCTGCCCGTTTTGTCCTTCTCGGTTCTGCCGAAATGCTCCAAGACAAGTGGTTCGTCACCGAGATCGCCGCCCCAGGTGGTAAATCCGTCAAGACCTTCAACCGCGAGTTCGCCAAGCGTGTCTCCGCCTGGGCGTTCCAGGAGTTGGGTGTTTTGAGGGTGAACTGGATCGAGCACCACCTCAACGAGGTGGCTGCTGTTAACGAGTCAAACCCCCATATCTACAGGGTAAAGAATGATGTTGTATgtatcccccccccctcccccctatGTAACCCACCTCTTATCATCAACTAACAATGGCGATAATGCAAGACCtacaccatctccctctcggAATACGCCTATGACAAGTggacctccttctccctccccgccaacgACGTCCTCCAGCTCGAGTTCTCCATgctctcccccttccaccgcTTGCGTCTGACCCTCGACGAGACCCGCTCCACCCCCGAAGCCTCGGCTTACACCGTCTCGTTCAAACTCCCCGATCAGCACGGCATCTTCAACTTCAAGGTCAATTACAAGcgccccttcttcaccaacgtcgaggagaagaacaCTGTGTCTGTCAGACACATGGCCCACGACGAGTGGCCCCGCAGCTTTGTCATTAGCGGTGCCTGGCCTTGGATTGCGGGCATCGGCGCGACGGTGAgcgggtgggtggtgtttgttgcTTTGTGGATGTACAGTGCCCCTACGGATAAGAAGGTGGGGAGCAAAAAGACCAACTAGATATGGGGGGGAAGTGATGTAATGGGTGGGTGATTGAAAAAAAACAAGgtctttttttatttaaattatcTATGTACAACTGTGGTTGATTTGTTTAGGTTTTCGTTGGAGCATGCAAAAAAATACACTGGCGAGGCGTCAAAGTCTAGGTCTGAGAATATATTGCAATGAACCTGAACATGTCTGGAACTGATATTATGAAACTCCTACCCAAGCCCATGACCATAATGCTATCTAGACTGGAGTCAGAGCTCGCTTGAGCCTCAAGCCATCCACCAACTGCACATTCAGAAACGACACACACAAAACCAAACATATCAATAATGCCCTCAGATTAGCTCTCTTCTGTTCCCACTGACAACCTGACAATCCACGCTCGGTAGAGAGACAGTGGAAAAGCGTCGGCTACCTGCAAATTTGGCTTTTTGGATACCTTTGGTCATCACCAGGCATGCGTCTGGTTTGGTTTTgatttggttttggttttgggggtaCAAAAAGAATACCTTGTTTCTTCTCAAAAAGTAACTTTGCGAAGATAAGAAAGAAATTGAGAAAGGAGAGTCGACAGAATGAGAATGGAAAAGCATTCACCCTCCACCTAGTCCATCTAACCAGGGCAGAACACACTCTTGGGATTTTTTGAGCCAAGTGAAAAAGGGGGTCTTCCGATCTCTGGCTTACGCTACTGGCGTTCACGTCCACCAGTGAGGGTCGATATGGCACCTTTTGCAGCGATATCTTCTGCCCAACAGGTCATTTCTTCGCCGTGGAACAAAACACACCGGATCCAGGTGGGGCAAGGACGACAGGGTCCTGTGTGAAAACACTACTGGCTACCGGAGATCGCCAGtgtggggggaggaaagaTGGGAGTCGGTGAAAGAGTGTGGCCTGCCTTGAGCCAATAGACAAGATGGCGATGGTTGCTGTGGTGCTGATGGATGCCGGCCTGTGACTTTACAGACAGGCTGCTCGATGGCCGAAGTGAAGGAATGTTAAACTGAAACAGTGTGGTATTTGGTGGAAGCTTCTCTCTCCCATTTCCTCGCCTTTGAACCAACCCTTGAAACCAAGCACGATTGCGAGCCGCTCCGATTGAAAACTACTTTTGTAACCGTCACTGGTGCTGCGCTGACATGTCTCCTGATTGCTTCTTTTCAGAAACTCAAAAGTTGACACGGGGCGCACCTCTAGAAATTGCTAATTGTCGTCATAGCGGCTTGGCTTCTTGTAACGAGAACcgaaagggaaagggaggcgagggagaagaggtgaTGTGTGCCATATGAAAACGATGTTCGTGCAAGGCTGCTCAGATATCCGTTCTTGATTATTCATGGTCTCCCAAACCCTCTAGTAAGGGCTGGATGAGTCGGAAGGTCGGGTTTAGCTCGTCCCTGATGTTTCTTCATGGCAGGATATGTGTGTGAAGGAGGGTTGTTTGCTCTTGAATAACCAAAGCTGTCAGTAGACATCACTTGATGTTCCCTGTTGGCTTGAAGATGAAAGATTGTGGTGAAATCGATCCCATCTCAAAAACGAGATCCATCTGCCGTTATAATAGAAAGAGACCGAGGCAGTCGTGACGGTTGTCCAAGGTCATGAAGTCGAGGCATGGTTAGAGGTAACCGCCCGCCTGAAGAGGGGTGCGCAGCTTGATAGCAGAACCGCTTGATCAGATCGTAACGAGATCTTGATCGCGTTGTTGGATGATAAAGAAAACTATTAGAATAACAAGAAGAAACGCGGGAGATGATGCTGAAGCTATGCCTTCAGATGTGACGAGAAGGCAGGCCGCAGTGAGGTCGATGTGAAGCTCCAACCGCTGATGAGAATGGAATGAGGTCGCAGGAAGAGTTGAGCTGGAAGAAACGCGCTGAAGACGCTCGAGCCACAGCGCGGTACCGCCACAACCGCGCTAGCCCGCTCTAAAACCAACCTCCATCCATAAGGCTGTGAATTTCTATGTCAGGCTGTGCGCGCGCATCTTGAATATATCAGCGACACCATCACTAGCGACGCCAACTTCGCGGTCGCTTTCTCTACCACtccccacaacaccacactCAACTAACAAACCAGGCCAGCGCCAATTCTTCAAAATGGTCAGTACataacccccctcaacaataCTACATGGCAGCTCGCTGACCGttacccccctccacccaggCGCGCAACTCCGAAAAAGCCCAGTCCATGCTCTTCCGCTTCCGCGAAGCCCAAGCCGCCGACCTCGGAATCATCGACGCAGGCCGAACCCGCCGTCCCCGCGCCATCACCGAGCAAACATCCATCCCCGCCTGCGAGAAATGGCGTGGCCAGGTCCTCAAAGAAATCTCCCGCAAGGTCTCCCGAATCCAAGACATCTCTCTCTCCGACTACCAAATCCGCGACCTGAACGATGAGATCAACAAGCTCATGCGGGAGAAACACATGTGGGAGATCCAAATCAAGAACCTGGGCGGGCCGAATTACatgaggggtggggggaaggtGTATGATGAGGCTGGGAGGGAGATTCAaggtggtgggaaggggtaTAGGTATTTTGGACGGGCGAAGGAGCTGCCGGGGGTGAAAGAGCTGTTTGAGGCGGCgacgaagaaaagggaagaggaggagaagccgttggaggagaggatggattTGAATAGGAGGAACGTGGATGCGGGGTATTATGGTTATGCgcctggggaggaggatgagctgTTGCTGGAGTATGAGAAattcaaggagaaggaggcgttTGAGGCGCTGAGGAAGGCGGGGAACAAAGAGGCACCGCCGGGGTGGGAGCCATTGCCGGGTGAtattggggatgggggagtgTGGGAGTTGCCGACGTTGGATGAGGTGCAGCAGGAGCTGATTgacaggaggagggcgaggttgttggatAAATTACAGTAAATCGGCGTTGGAGAGGTGGGCTAGTGGATATTGTTGGTATTTCGACATCTTCATGGTTATGTCTGGCGTTCAGGGGCACACAGGGCGGACTATGAGGGTTTCTCTGCCAAAATGACTTTCCAAAGTTTCTGTGTATTATCTTCATTAGGTGTAATTGTATATCCCGCACCAACAATCATTATGCATGCAACCAAACGGACTCCGAATACTGTGTGGTTGCCTCAACTGATACCATGCCATAACAACGTAAAATGCGTAAACATCCATACTGTATGTGCTCCAATGTCTTGAATAAACGCCCTCGCATAACGAATGTCCTCCCAAAACAATTAACACTTCGCCGGCCAATTGTCCTCGATCCACCCGGCGAAAAGCTCCGTAAACGTCCCCTCAACATACAAACTGACGTCCTTATCAGTATACACGGCTCCGCTAAACTTcaacgccatcaacacccaagGTTGAATAAAGTCGAAGAACACCAAATCAACCGTCTCTGGCTCGCCCTCTTCCGGGAACGACAGCTCGCTCTGGATGCAGTTGGGGACCACGTAGAAGTTGATCCTCGAGTGGAGGGCGTCGTCACCATCGTCGCCGATATCATCCCGGGTGGTGTATCCCTCAACCAAAAAGGGCTCCTCATGCCCATGCTGACCCATTGGCTTCTGGATACCGTCTTCGGAGAAAGGGTTGG is a window of Podospora pseudopauciseta strain CBS 411.78 chromosome 1, whole genome shotgun sequence DNA encoding:
- the N19M gene encoding n19m, NADH-ubiquinone oxidoreductase 9.5 kDa subunit (COG:C; EggNog:ENOG503P6WN), with amino-acid sequence MSGATPRFWATPLKYCRWAARERPSLFWSCVIAGFGPLHLIVVPPVRRALGDYDAPQIPMTYPVPTTPRKKLTGYGDETE
- the WBP1 gene encoding oligosaccharyl transferase glycoprotein complex, beta subunit (EggNog:ENOG503NWIM; COG:G); translation: MDRSPKMLRSTSPLLSLFAFLLCWGAALVSAVSTSGNRLLAVFDEVGEKENYSKFLGDLEGRGFQITYETPKSESLVLFHLGERAYDHVIFFPTKTKGLGPNLTPQILVNFLNAKGNILHTLSSETTTPNTLVSLLAELDITLPTERTGLVVDHFSYDTLSAAETHDVLALPPPVPVRSDISPLFSAGAPKDALLAFPHGVGAVLGPREHLTPILRAPKTAYSYNPKEHADVLDAADLFAAGQQLSLVTAFQAINSARFVLLGSAEMLQDKWFVTEIAAPGGKSVKTFNREFAKRVSAWAFQELGVLRVNWIEHHLNEVAAVNESNPHIYRVKNDVTYTISLSEYAYDKWTSFSLPANDVLQLEFSMLSPFHRLRLTLDETRSTPEASAYTVSFKLPDQHGIFNFKVNYKRPFFTNVEEKNTVSVRHMAHDEWPRSFVISGAWPWIAGIGATVSGWVVFVALWMYSAPTDKKVGSKKTN
- the ISY1 gene encoding NineTeen Complex (NTC) component (EggNog:ENOG503NWY7; COG:A; BUSCO:EOG09264IOS); this translates as MARNSEKAQSMLFRFREAQAADLGIIDAGRTRRPRAITEQTSIPACEKWRGQVLKEISRKVSRIQDISLSDYQIRDLNDEINKLMREKHMWEIQIKNLGGPNYMRGGGKVYDEAGREIQGGGKGYRYFGRAKELPGVKELFEAATKKREEEEKPLEERMDLNRRNVDAGYYGYAPGEEDELLLEYEKFKEKEAFEALRKAGNKEAPPGWEPLPGDIGDGGVWELPTLDEVQQELIDRRRARLLDKLQ